The DNA region GCTCGGTTTGCTAGTGCCGCCTGCTGCGGCGACGCAAGCGGCATCTCCGACGACATCCTAGCTCCCATCGAAGCAGCTCTGGAATGGCACCTCTCCAATGAATCGGACCTCTTCCTGTACTTCCAGAGCGCGATGCGCGAGAAACTCCTGACAGCAACATGCACCTTGGCCAAGAAGTACCTCGCCCTGTCACCGCTGGGGATCTGCGAATCGCAACGCAGTCCCTGCTTCGTCTTCCCCACTACAACCATGTCACAGCAGCAATACGATATCGAGCGGATTGCAATGCGGCTGGCACATATGGGAGTGTTGCATTGGCGTGTGTGGGCGCCGCTGCTCTATGTGAGGGAGAGTCTTTCGCCGGAGGATATTTTGGACTTGCAGTACGCGCGGATTAGCGATTGTACGATGAACTAgtcttcctcttcggttTCTTGTTGTGTTCTATATTACTGTTAGTGTTGTGCAGTTTAGCGTCTTGCGTTGGTAGTTGGTTGGGTTGGCGTCTTTTGGATTATGGCTTTATTTGGTTTTGGCGTTGTTGGTATTGGTGATAGAGGCTTATACCATAGGAATAATGTATTTAATCATTATCGACTAAGCGTGTTTTTCTACAATATCTGACCTGAAAGTCTTAACCCCTGCCTGCTAATGATTAAGGCTACCTCGCAGACTCTCGTAGAATGAAACGACCAGAAAAGCATACCAAACCACATGCCTTTCAGGCACTGAAATAATCAACACCCTCCCTCTCCAACACAGCCAACCCATCCTCCCCAATCTCCTCAAGATACTCATCCCCAAACACCAAACTCGAAAGCATAATATACGCATCCTTCggttttttttaaaaaaaaaaaaaaaaaaacttccTCATCGCAAGCATCCCCTTCTCCTTCCAATTCTCCTCATCATAAACCGAATACACAAACAGTAAACCCCGTCTCCTCCCACTCCCGATCTACAACAACGATAAACGCATTAGGCCACCAGCCCAGATCCCCGTCTGCGCTGGGATCTGAGCGGGGAGTCATTTCCTTGTCCATGGTGATCTGGGCGGAGAGAATGTCTTTGAGGGTTTTGTTGGTGAAGTTGTGGGTTTGGGGAGGTGCGGATTAGATGGGGGTCTGAGTATTCTGAGGCTTGCATCCAGCGTTCTCCAAAGGTCGAGGCTTTGCGGATGAGTTCGATGTGTGGGAGGTCGATTAGGGTGTAGAGGACGAAGGAGGCGTTGTCCCAGTTTGTGTTGCCATAGGTGTTGAGTTTGGGGTTGTGGGAGGGGAGGGAAAGGTCGGGGGTCATTTCAGAATAGATATGCAAGAGGTTGCTATCAGATATAGAGTATGATAGTAATGATATTGTCAGTCGCCCTTGTAACAAGCCATGCGATTTATACGATTCAAACAATTTGAGAATTTCTGATATTCTACTAAAATTTGCACATAGAAAACCTTACACAAAGAATGGGTTACAGATCAATTGGTCAATTACGGAACGAAGTCGCTTCAAAAACATCCGCCTCACATAAGCAGCATCACGTGGTTTTCTTGTTTCAAACCCTATGTTAGATTAATGCAGATTTGGCAGAACATTGTTGTGGTGGAGTATCTTGTGTTCTACTCTACTCTGCACTCGACTGACGCCATGTGAACTTGGTTGGGTCGCTTTTCCACCGGATAGACTCGTTGGGGTCGTTAGGTCGATGCCCCCAGCTGTGCAGCAAATGTTTTACTACTCGCACGTTGTTTCAAGAACGGGAAAGTCGATTGTTGTCCGGGGCATGTCTTCGGATAGACAAAGTTCGCAGACATCACTAGGGTACAATTAACTATGCACGGCATAAATGGCATTAGTAATCAACACTATGCACACATGAATAACTAATAACTATCGAAAaacatcaacatcctcgTCAAACCTGCCCATGTCTGCATACGAACACCCATAGTAAACCCCCCTACAAATAGAGGGAAAGTGCAAAATGCACCTCACACGCCCGCTCTGCCAACCCCAACTCTGGCAAAAAACTCTCCCAACCCTCAAATCTGCACATCTCAAAAGCATCGCCCAAGCAACGGGGATCAAATTTGCAGGGACCAAAGCCACCGTTCTAGAACGGATACAGGGAGAATTGTCAAGACATGAAGCggggaagaagcagaaaagCGAAAATGATCAAAATCAAGACAAGGGCCTGAGCGTGCTGAGCATCGACATGGGGATTCGGAATCTAGCCTTTGCGCATCTAACAGTAtccccatcatcttctccaacttcaaAATCAGCGAAAAAATCAGAGGTCACACTGAATGCATGGCACCGCATAGACATCAGCGCCAACCAActctccacatccacatccacatccacatccccAGGACCCATAGACACATCGATACCGAAATCTGAAAGAAGAgtacaagaaaaagaacaagaaaaagaagcccATACCATGAACGAAATATACACTCCAGACTTCTACGCCCAAAACGCCTACGCCTTTCTCATCACACTCATGGAAAAGTACCAGCCCACGCACATCCTCATCGAGCGCCAGCGGTTTCGCTCCGCGAGCGGTGTCGCGGTGCAGGAGTGGTCGTTGCGCGTGGGTGTGTTTGAGGGCATGCTTTATGCGGTGCTGTATACTCTAGCTAGACAGCGGCGGCTGAGTCTTTCTTCTCACGAGCCAGCGCCGTTCAGTGGGTTTTTCGGGTCTGGGAATCTCGTTGATTTTGGACCCGGGCCTGTTGTTCATGGGATAGAGCCTTCGCGGGTGCTGCGCTACTGGGGTGAACGCATGGGCTTCAAGAACGTTTTCCTcgaggggaaggagaagaagactgCCAAGGATGGTAAAAAGGTTAAGATTGATCTTGCGGGGCACTGGCTCGATCCTGAGCATCCCATAACGGGCAAAGTTGACGAGGACGGGGGCTTGTCGACGGATCTTATTGTCGGGGATGATGTCGGGTTGAATGAGACTTTGCATGCTTATTTGGCAAAGTGGCATAAGAAGCGTGGGAAGGAGAAGGGGAAAGATATCGGGAAGTTGGATGATTTGGCGGATTGTCTTGTGCAGGGAATGACTTGGTTGGAGTGGCAGGTTATGAGAGATAGGATCTTGAGAGAGGGCGTTGATTTTTTTTTAGAAAATGGGAATTGACTGTATCCTGTAGGGATGAACTATGATGAGAACTGTCTCTTTGGATATATTTCACGCACGCTTACAGTGCCAGGTTATCTGAATTTATGATAGTCAGAAATCCGGGTTTGAACGCTGCCCGTACCAGAGCCTTAGTCACCAATGGCCCATATGCCGTCTGACGCTCGTCTAGCCTGTTTCTCCTCTGATACAGAAGGATCATATCGACTATATGATCATTGTCCCCATAGATCCCGGCCGTTGATACCCAATTCATGTGAAATAGCTCGTGGATCCAGACCCGTGCCTGGTTGTTGTAGTATAAAGCGAGGTCTGCATACTCACTGGAAGGGTACAGCTTTGGGTTGGTCCAGGTCATGGCCTCATCCAAAGTCTGCATCTTGAAGTATCTGGGATAAGAAGAAATTCTTGCAACTCGGTAATCAGGATCATCTTGTGCCATGTATGCAATGCTTTTCTTTAAGCCACGCATGCATTGAAACTCGGGTTCATCACATCTCATGACCAGCATCCAGTCGAACCAGGATAGGATGGGAGCCATCTTTGTTATATTGTGGCTAGGTTCAAGGAAATCCCCTTATAACCTGCTCATTGCCCTTGTTCGTCGGAGGGCCGAGATACTCAAAAGCAGCCACTTCATTGAACTCAATCCCCTCATTTGCTATGGCGTGGACAAAATTCATAATTTTCTAGGATTTTTGCCATCCAGAATGAATCATGATGTATTGCTCTGGCGTACGACCATCATAACCTATGAGCTTCGTGGCTTGGATCTTAGAGTCCCATTCGCTAAATCGTGACGTTTTATGATTGCCAAGCGCGAGAGCTGCGATAAAGTCTTGCTCATTTGTAGTTCCATCTTTCCCAGTGGCCTGATCATTGCTCCTAATTTACTCATTTGGAGGTGTTGTAAATGACTCCAAAACGGCCTGCGCTTCATCAATGTGGGAGATTGTAATCGCCACAGGAGGCCTGATGGTCTGGTCGTACACCAGAATATCATGAGTCGGATGACTATGAGGATCCTAAACTCCTGGCGGCTGTTACAGCTGGCGTTTCTGAGGACCGCAAAGGTCACCAGAGCGCTGGAGCGAAACGCATGGTCGAAGAGGGTCAATAGTTTTGAACAAGCTCAGTTTAGATAGTTATTGAATATAGAGTGTCAAAAGGGAGAGGATGTGGTCAAGTAGGAGAGATAGCGACGCATCGAGTCTAAAGAGGGCTGACCGCACAGAATTACTTTTCCCACCCTTCAAAAATCCATCTTGTCTCGCTACCGTCGCATTCTTTCATTCACTGAGTTAAGTTTTTATATTGCCATTGAACCCAAAATTTCATGCCCTTTGATCTATTACTCTCCTCAGACAACTGTCGCAGTTCTTATCATAGCGGAGATGCAGTTGAGTGTCTTGAACCTTTCGGGACACTTGCACCGATGAGCTCTCAACATGCTTGTACGCCTTTGTACTGGCTCTACCAAGATCGTCTCGTCTGACAGGAATTACTATGGAGTCATTAGACAGTAGACCACTCATTTTACTTGAAAAATAGCAGTACGATGAATATATGTTTTCTGATGCTTCAAGGGTCAAGACCTGGTTTTTGTTATATATAAGCGTTAGTATGAAATTGATCTGACATACAAAAACTCATGATTCAATCGAGCAttaaagaggaaaaaaagaaaaaaaaaagaatttATAGAAAACTCTCAAAGATCCTACAGAGAAGAGAATACCCGGGGAGAAAGGTCAATCAAGACCTAACGAGTGGCATCCACCAGGTGAAAAATATTCACGAATAAAGAAGacacaagaaaagaaatgtaCTCAGTACTATATCAGCACCAACACGGTCACGATCAAGATCAAAAACCTGTCAGAGGGGCCCCAGCAAGAGCTCATCTAGGAGCGACGGAAGCCACTGGATTGAGGTGCCCGGCTAGTGATGAAGCTGGAGGGCTTCGCAAAGCTGCTGGACATGGGCCAGGTTCCATTTCCGTACGTGCGGCTGCTGGAAACAATCACCGGAGTGGTGACAGCCGGGAGAATAGGggtggaagaagagagaatgGGAGAGGAAGCCAgagacgaggacgatgagTTCTCGTaggaggcggcggcggtagGAGTCAATGAGGGGGTAGGGATAGCAGTCTAGATTGGCTGTCAGTTTCCCTCCCAGGTTATACTGAGAGAACGCCGGTACATACCACAGTGACGGTGTCTTGCGCAGTTACGGTGTCATGAACAGTGACAGTATCATGAACGGTGACCGTAGCCTGGCTGCAAGCTGCAGCTTCGGTAGTGACAACAGCCATGTTATTGTTGGCAGTTTGGCCATTGCCAGTGGTGTCGTTGTCCGCAGCTTGCTCGCTACCCGCAGTCTGGCCGTTTCCTGGGACGGCAGAGGTCGAAGGAACGACCCACACGGTATAGGTGATGGTAGAAGTGGAAGAGATAGTGGTGGTTGGCTCCTCCTTGGCCATCTCCTGGGCAGTTCCAGGGACCGTGATGGTGCTCACTTCTGGGGTTGGAGTCGCCGTGATGGTCTGTTCCTCTGCCGAGCCCTCAGCGGTAGGCGTGATAGTGACAACCTCCACCTTGGGAGTGGGAGTAATGGTAACGGTCTGCTCTTCAAAGGGGGTTTCGGTCTATAGTGTCTTAGCTACTTTTCATTACATTGCAAATCGCGATTGTTAAACATACCACCTGTTGGACCTGAGTGACGGTCCTCTGGACAGTGGTCGTCACGAGAGAAGTAGAGGTGCCAGTGCCGAGAGTGTATGTGAGAGTGACATCGTGAGTCGACGTCTTGGTTTCGACATCGGTCTCAGTCTGGACAGGAATCGGCCGAGTCACGATagacgaggatgaaggaGAGACGGGCTtggatgaagatggagaggCCATAGACGAAGCCACAGATGATGAAAGAGCGGACGATGAAGCTGCGGAGAACAAAGCAgccgacgatgacgatggtgctgcagcagacgACGGGGCAGCAGACGAAGAGAAAGGATTGAACACCGCAGGGGAGGACGGGTAAATGGCctgcgaggaagaggatgaaacAACAACAGACGGCGAAGATGGGGATGCCGGCGCAGGCGAAAACGAGGACGAGGCTGTAACAACAGATGACGAAGACGGAGATGCCGGCGCAGGCAaagacgaggacgaagatgGAACAGCCTCATACACCGACGAAGACTGAGAGGCCGAGGCAacagaagatgatgaagacggagATACAGGCGcaggcgaagaagagggcGAGGCTGGAACAGCCTCATATACCGACGAAGACTGAGGGGACGAGGTGACGgcagatgatgaagacggagATACAGGCGcaggcgaagaagagggcGAGGCTGGAACAGCCTCATATACCGACGAAGACTGAGGGGACGAGGTGACGGCAGACGAACTCGGAGCAGCCTGGCTGTAGGCCCTAgggaggttgttgttggcCTCTCCCAGGGCTGCAAAGGTCGCCAGAAGCGCGAGATGAACCGTGCCTGCGAAATGCATGATGGAAAGGAAACAAGGGCAGTCAATGCCTTTTGAAACAGAACTCGTTCCAGACAAGAAAAGGAATGAAAGTAACTGCGAAATCGATTCGCGAGTTAAACGAGTGACTGGAAgtaagagaaaagagaatgaaATACCGGTGGTCAGTCCGATGGTGGTGAGGGGAAaaaaggaaggagaagaggaggaaaccTCGAGTCTataaagaaggaccgctataCGGGTTCATTTGGTATGGTGTTATGAGGGTTGTTTCAAGCTTCCGAAACACGCATCCTGATTGGCCAGTGCTTTTATTGTATGGAGTATGCCATATCCCACTCATTTCACTACAATGGTCTGGATTCAAGAGAATACACTGGACTTCCTTGGTACATTGCATGTCAATTCGAGGATTTTGTTTGCACTTGCGTGTCTGCCTGTCCGTCGGTCAAAAGCAGGTGTTGGCAGGAAGACACGTTCCCTAATCGGGTAATTTACCCCCAGTTTCATACAAATTGAAGTACAGCAATGTCTATTTAAGCGTATTTGGTAGTCTTGACAATGAATTGATTGTATATTAACTGAAAATGCAGAGTATCTTGTAGCGTATGCGGTTTTGAACATTATGCTCGCTAATGCAGCATTATAGGACAATCTCATTCCAAAACGCTAGATTCTACCTTCAAACACGCACCCAACCTTATCTGTGTCAACTCGGCTGTCAAATGCCGGTTCTAATCTTAGATTCAGCATGACGTCTGTTACGTTTGTTATTGCTCCGGTGTATGTGCGATTCAAACTCCTCTCTCTTGACCAGATACCAATTGATGGAAGATAAGTATAGTACGTGGAATGTCCAGGTGCACGACGATATCTATACATATATCAAAATACTTATCCGAGATGCCGCACAATAATTTTTTCTTGTTCACCAGAATGAAAGATAACCAGGTATTGTCACGAATCCCATCAGATATCATCTCCGGTTTATGAATCGCACGGATTGAGTACACTTACTACCCACGCATTCGGTTCGGTCATTGAGCGCAGACAGAACAAAAAGAATACTGGGCTGGAAGCAGAAGTCACATATTTTTGCATTGATTAGGgtcagcatcatcatcaattaTGCAGATATGAGGCCAAAAGGGAATGGAGGAGTAGTAGGGCATGCCACAGTCAATCTAACACTGTTCAGATACAGTTGCAGTCCAATGCTAGCACTGCTATTTTTTGCACCTTTTTATTCAAGCTAATTTCTCTTTGTCTCTGGTCGTGCTCTATGCAAAAGATATATCAACATGAGGGACCATGGATCAACTGGCACAATTGACAAGATCTCAATTTTCTCAATCTAAAACAATACCCAGACACTCTCTCAACTCTAACGGTTTGTTGTAAACCAACTGAGTTGATGTGAGTGCTAATCATGGATCTACTGCTATGTATAGTTCTCTTATCCGAACCTCGGATCTTCGTCAAGCCTCTCCAACGTCATCCTCAACATCGCAACCATCTTTATTGAACATATTCAAAATGGCCACTCCCTCGCTACAGGCCTTGCGATTACACTATAACACATCCTGGAAGAATTTCCTCGCCTCATCTAAGAACCTCGAAATCCTGTCCTCCGTCCCCGCCGATCGCCCGCCCTCTCCCTCCATTCTTTACGTCCTCGACTCGTCCTTCAACCCTCCCACACTCGCCCATTTTCAAATCGCAACCTCGGCTCTGCAAGAAAAGCCTGACTCCCCAGTCCGattgctgctcttgctggCCACCCAGAATGCAGATAAACCCGCCAAGCCGGCCTCGTTCGAGGACCGCCTTGTCATGATGGAGCTGTTTGCCCATGACCTCCTGTCGCATCTGCAATCATCGCAGCAGAAACAGCAACAGTTACCACAGATTGACATTGGTGTAACAAGAAAACCTTACTTTGTGGATAAAGCAGCAGAAATCGAAACTGCAGATATCTACCCCGCATCACTTGAACAAGTCCATCTTACTGGCTACGACACCTTGATTCGCATCTTCAATCCCAAGTACTACCCTCCGGAGCATATTCTTCAGCCTCTTGCACCGTTCCTGTCCCAACACAGATTACGGGTAACCATGCGACCCAATGATGAATGGGGCAGTCAGGAAGAGCAGCAGAGCTTCCTCGTTAACCTTGCCCAAGGAGGTCGGGCTAGTGATGGCGGGAAGCCGGAATGGGCGCAGCGGATTCAGCTGGTCCAGGGTAGTAGGCCGGAGGATCCTCCGGTCAGTTCGACTAAAGCTCGGGAGGCAGTTCAGCAGGATCATGGGCTCTTGGG from Aspergillus chevalieri M1 DNA, chromosome 2, nearly complete sequence includes:
- a CDS encoding uncharacterized protein (COG:S;~EggNog:ENOG410PQH1;~InterPro:IPR012337,IPR039197,IPR015242,IPR036397;~PFAM:PF09159;~TransMembrane:1 (o205-224i);~go_function: GO:0003676 - nucleic acid binding [Evidence IEA]) produces the protein MHLTRPLCQPQLWQKTLPTLKSAHLKSIAQATGIKFAGTKATVLERIQGELSRHEAGKKQKSENDQNQDKGLSVLSIDMGIRNLAFAHLTVSPSSSPTSKSAKKSEVTLNAWHRIDISANQLSTSTSTSTSPGPIDTSIPKSERRVQEKEQEKEAHTMNEIYTPDFYAQNAYAFLITLMEKYQPTHILIERQRFRSASGVAVQEWSLRVGVFEGMLYAVLYTLARQRRLSLSSHEPAPFSGFFGSGNLVDFGPGPVVHGIEPSRVLRYWGERMGFKNVFLEGKEKKTAKDGKKVKIDLAGHWLDPEHPITGKVDEDGGLSTDLIVGDDVGLNETLHAYLAKWHKKRGKEKGKDIGKLDDLADCLVQGMTWLEWQVMRDRILREGVDFFLENGN
- a CDS encoding uncharacterized protein (SECRETED:SignalP(1-21)), with translation MHFAGTVHLALLATFAALGEANNNLPRAYSQAAPSSSAVTSSPQSSSVYEAVPASPSSSPAPVSPSSSSAVTSSPQSSSVYEAVPASPSSSPAPVSPSSSSSVASASQSSSVYEAVPSSSSSLPAPASPSSSSVVTASSSFSPAPASPSSPSVVVSSSSSQAIYPSSPAVFNPFSSSAAPSSAAAPSSSSAALFSAASSSALSSSVASSMASPSSSKPVSPSSSSIVTRPIPVQTETDVETKTSTHDVTLTYTLGTGTSTSLVTTTVQRTVTQVQQVTETPFEEQTVTITPTPKVEVVTITPTAEGSAEEQTITATPTPEVSTITVPGTAQEMAKEEPTTTISSTSTITYTVWVVPSTSAVPGNGQTAGSEQAADNDTTGNGQTANNNMAVVTTEAAACSQATVTVHDTVTVHDTVTAQDTVTVTAIPTPSLTPTAAASYENSSSSSLASSPILSSSTPILPAVTTPVIVSSSRTYGNGTWPMSSSFAKPSSFITSRAPQSSGFRRS
- a CDS encoding nicotinate-nicotinamide nucleotide adenylyltransferase (COG:S;~EggNog:ENOG410PP04;~InterPro:IPR004821,IPR014729,IPR005248;~go_function: GO:0003824 - catalytic activity [Evidence IEA];~go_function: GO:0016779 - nucleotidyltransferase activity [Evidence IEA];~go_process: GO:0009058 - biosynthetic process [Evidence IEA];~go_process: GO:0009435 - NAD biosynthetic process [Evidence IEA]) translates to MATPSLQALRLHYNTSWKNFLASSKNLEILSSVPADRPPSPSILYVLDSSFNPPTLAHFQIATSALQEKPDSPVRLLLLLATQNADKPAKPASFEDRLVMMELFAHDLLSHLQSSQQKQQQLPQIDIGVTRKPYFVDKAAEIETADIYPASLEQVHLTGYDTLIRIFNPKYYPPEHILQPLAPFLSQHRLRVTMRPNDEWGSQEEQQSFLVNLAQGGRASDGGKPEWAQRIQLVQGSRPEDPPVSSTKAREAVQQDHGLLGTLVAPRVLDFLLRETPYAGS